Below is a window of Camelina sativa cultivar DH55 chromosome 11, Cs, whole genome shotgun sequence DNA.
AAGAACATATGAATAAGTTCGGGCCTTAGTTAATCTGCAAAAATAGTTGAAAGACAGAATCGTAGAGTAGTGGTCACCAAACAAGCTCCAAAATTGACGGGTTCAATTTACATGTAACATTTTATGCATAACAATATAAGTGTGTGACACAACATATACATGTATAAGAGAGACGTGCTCGAAACTCCGAAGAGCAGGTATGGGGCAATTTGTTCACCACCAACCTGGAGGGGCATCTAGTATCATTaatctttcctcttcttttgcAAATACgcgtatttttatttattaaattaatcatcGCGTCAACGTTCAGGTGACATTTTCAACGTTAAGATAATCCTCTTTCTCTTTAtgtttatagatatatatagctttatatCAGGATACTTGTAGTTGGTTGTTATCTTAAGATTTGAAAATGGAGAGTTTTCAtaagcctgttttcttggtcgTAATAGGGATTTTTTTCATTACTAATCATGCTAATGCCCAAGAGCAACAAGGTATTTTATGTTTATACAGTCTCTCGCTTTATATTccgttgtttttttctttgaacgTAATCAAAATTAGTTCACTTATACCTTGGAAACTCTGTGTGGCTACATATATTATCTTATGACTTGAGATTAATTTTTCCGTTTATGCTTTCAGTGACTAGGATTCATCAGCTTAGATTGCGGAATGCCCCATGACAAGTCTAGTTATATTGAAGAGTCCACCGGTTTGAATTTCTCATCAGATGCTGGTTTCATTCCCGGCGGAAAAAGTGGTAGAATCAAGAACGAGGGTCCTGCTTTACATATGGAATTCATAAAGCCATATGAGTACCTTAGGTATTTTCCTGACGGAACACGAAACTGCTATAACCTGACTGTCATCCAGGGTGCGCACTATCTTATCAGAGCTGTCTTCTTATATGGAAATTATGATGACCTTAAAGAACAACCAATATTTGATCTTTATCTTGGCCCTAACCTTTGgacaaatattaatatgaaagATATGTTTGGTAATCTCAATCATATTGCCATAGAGGAGATAATCCACATGTCGAAGTCAAAGTCTTTGGATATTTGTCTGGTTAAGACAGGAAAAACCACGCCATTCATATCAGCCTTGGAACTACGTCCCTTGAGAGATGAAACATATACTACTACAACCGGCTCTCTGAAGCTTTATTCTCGCTGGTCTCTAGGCGATTCTGATAATTCCATCGTAAGGTAAGTCAACTAAAACCCCTATCTTATTAGCTTATCGCTTTATACGGATATACTGACAATATCGCTAGTTCGCTACAGACCCTAAATTaaattgatactttttttttaaggtaaattaaattgatattcttaaaaaaaaaactgatactTATTAACTCTAGTCTCAGTTATAAATTAAGGGTTAAGTTGTCTACTAGATATGTAGCaatgaattatattttctttttggacaGTTTTACCTTCAGTGCATGTGTATtatgtcaaaataaaaataaataatagtttatgatttggtctatattactactatatatgttGAAAAATAGTTTACTGTAACGGTTGTAAGaaattatcatttaaaaatcacatttcacaaaaaaaaaaaaaaaaaaaaaaaaaaaaaaaaaaaaaaaaNNNNNNNNNNNNNNNNNNNNNNNNNNNNNNNNNNNNNNNNNNNNNNNNNNNNNNNNNNNNNNNNNNNNNNNNNNNNNNNNNNNaaaaaaaaaaaaaaaaaaaaaaaaaaaaaaaaaaaaaaaaaaaaaaaaaaaaaaaaaaaaatcacatttccCATACACGGCCACGGACAGTGCCGGCAAGTTGATTTATGCAATTTTACTTAAGCATATCTGTATCATCACAATTATCCAAACCACGCTCTTCTGATCGTAAATTAGACGGACTGTACAAGCCATTATGATCCCCTTATTTCCACCGAGAGCACGCCATATTATACTTCAATTTCTATTAGGTCGACCCGAACCACAAACATAAACCCCGGtgatgagatatatatatatatatatatatataacaattaaagagagaagggagaggTTGGAGGGGTTTTAACGATAGATAAGGGGGTTAACTATATAGCTAACACATATCATACGTCCTCGCAACAATCATAGGCAGTCATTGCAACTAATATTTATTTGGGAGGATTATTGCTCACTGATCACTCGActatctcttcttcctcgcTATTTGGATTATACGTGATCTCTTTGTCTTGCTGGGAGTTTCAGTCCCATGCCGGAAGTCCCTTACTCCCTTTAATCTCACCAAACGACATATTTGGCTGTCTTGACGAGTTCAAAACACTACCGCGCGCTACTCTTCTCGACGCTCGTTAACCAGCTCCCCATACACTCACAGTAACCCATTCTAATTTCAGTGTCGAGACTCGAGAGTTCTCGAGaaaacaaactcattttttttattgaacatGTTATTTTGATAGGGAGGCAACTTCTAGGTGATAGTCGAAAGAGACAATCCTCGACCAGACATCCGGAAGAGCCTAACTTTGGTTCAATCCCGAGTGGTTGAATAATCTATCAACAATTTAGCATAACTAACGACTAACGTTATTCCATGATTTACAAATTTAACAAGTCCGAAATTTTCCGATatgatatcttatataatacgagaaattttttctcatttttttgctAAGGAGACGACATTTAGCATGTTCTTTATCTGACAcctgtattttgtttttgtttgggtctaattaactaaatttatttgtgttttggacctaattaattaCAGGtctataaaaccaaaaacactttcAACATTTGcttcttcccttcttcaatCACAACTAGTTGTAGACTCTTCCCATCTAAAACCATCATTTGTCAGTTTGTGGTTTCATCATAAGAAAAAGCTGATTATAGtttatttcaaaattgtttgtccaaaaaaaaaaaaaagtttatttcaaaattataattatgggTTTCAATCTTATCTATGATTCATGGGCAAAAAAggattctaaattatgtaaaaaatgtatttctaggtttcaatcttataaatgattGTGGGATGTTACTGTcttctcaaaattctcttataaattcataaatttttggttcaaattttaaattatgaatttttattcCTGGGTTTAGTTTCTGGCcattaatcttatataatctaatggtaGGATGTTTTatgtaagtaatttgataattgcttactcatttattcctcattagatcttaccaattaattttccataaaaatagGATTCAAtctgttttccataaaattagaaatttagaattcaatccctaattactctctaaacatttttttcagtcattaggttcctacgaagaattatattatttttatatatcttttcaaatttcaatcgatatttttgagtaaatttttatattttttttcacgttttgatgtttgttgttAGCATTAATACtacatagaaaacaaattatgtgagaatgtttgacaaacttatttatttattagaataTTTATGTATGTCTTTCCTAATTTCCATGGGCCGGTCCAGCAATTTTAGATGCCCtatgccaaattttttttaataaaccatttttattattaaaaataaaatcataaaaatagtaatataaaaaattatctaatcAAATAGATCAGTACTACAAgtttaaaactcattaacaagaAGTTTAATGTAATGCTCATTCACTCATTAATCTAATGCTCTTTTgccaacaattcaaaagatgaGATAGTCTTTTacataaaactaataaaactactattttgggttttttggtttaagggTAGTGGTGGATAGGGATGaacggcggtggtggtggacgGTGGTCCGGCGGTGAGACGACGGTACTCCGACGGCGGTCCGGTGGCGGCCCAACGATGGTCTGGCGGTTTTCCGGCGGTTCTCCGGTGGTGGTCCGGCGGTAGTGGTTGgagaaatctaaaccctaaaggaTAGTACATTGAGAACTCTAGTGGTGATGGTGGTAGCCGTCGGGTGGTTGTAGGAGGTGGGGAGTGTGGTTTTAGGGGGTGGGGTTGGTGGTGGTAGGGGGGTGGGGATGATGGTGGTAGGGGTTGGGGATGGTGATGGTAGCAAGgataatatagtatatattatagtttatgtAGTTTATATTAGTTTTTCATGGTTAGAATAGTTAGTTGttgaattatagtttttttgttggttatagaGTGCAATTCCTAAAACTTTTTCTTATTGGATGATGCATATGAATctttttattgtaaatttagcttcttattagtcttcattattaaactaacaaaaatatgtttaaaatattatgttgttaATGTAAGCTAATACGAagctaaaattcaaaaacaatgaAAGCTAAACCCGTGCATAGCACGGGATgacttctagtatatatatatatatatatgatatgatatataaaCCTTAAATAGATCTATTAGAGAATTAGGCAAGACGGGTACTAAGACATAATTCTTGTAGAACAATCTCCTCCATTGCTAACAAAGACATCTATATTTTGTGTCAGGTATCCTGATGATATTCATGATCGTGTATGGTTCGAATCCCATTGGGGTGATTCGACGAAAATAAACACCACCACCCTTGTAAAAAATACGAAACCCTTTGAAGTACCACAAGCTATAATTTCAAAGGCTCTCGTATCCAAAGGTGCAGGTAAGTCATGCAGAGAGATTGGATGATGCAAAACCCATATGAAGTTCACCTGTACCTTCACTTTGCCGAGATCCAAGCTTTAAAGCCCAATAACACcatagagtttagtattttgtGGAATAAGAATACTATTTATTATGACTATTGTCCTCCAGAGTTCATGGCTGATATTGTACCTATCAGAACCTCAACTAAATGCGATTTTATTTGCTACATAGAGCTTGTGAAAACTGAGTCGTCAAGTCTTCCACCATCTCTTAATGCCATGGAGGTTTTCGAGGTAATCCAGCTTCCTCAATCCGAAACAGATGAAAACGATGGTATGTCAAACtgtgcctatatatatatgtagatatcTATAAACTAAAAGATATAGAAAGAGCTTGAATATAAAGAACAACtctctttgtttatgtttagaaaatctcctctcaaaactaaacacttcTTAAGCTCTCTCTTAATCTCATACTAAGGTCACAACTCAacacttgatatatatataggctttcTTATCCCTATTCCTATTAGGACTTAgaactagataactcctaattcTATTTGAACATATCTTGAGACTCTCTCTTATCCTTATCTCTCCATTGTAAGGATAACTTGGTCTTCAAGCTTCAAAGCTtatccaacaatctcccctttAAGCTTTGAATTAGCCTTTGCAACGTCATGAACTCCAAGCAGTCTTCTCATCTCCATAAATTGAACTCTCGCCAATGCCTTAGTCAATGCATCTGCCTTTTGATCAGCTCCAGGAATGTGATCAACATAAATGAGCTCCCTTTCAACACACTCACGAATAAAATGAAATCGTTTGTGAATATGTTTGCTTCTTCCGTGAAAACAGGGTTCCTTGCGAGTGTTTGCTGCCTTGTTGTCAACGTACAAGGTGATCTGATTACTCTTCCATCTTGTAACTTCACTCAAAAGATCCTGGAGCCAAATAGCCTGCTTCGATCCTTCTGTTGCTGCCATAAACTCGGCTTCACAAGATGAGAGTGCTATTGTGTCCTGTTTCTGCGAACACCAGGTGATCGGTGTGTCTCCGAAGAAAAACATGTGACCTGTCATGCTCCTCCCATCATCTGGATCGACATTGTGACTGCTGTCACTGAATCCTATGATCTCCTTCAAGCCTCCTCTCTTGTACTTCAATCTAAAAGATGCAGTCCCTCTTAGATATCGTAAAATTTGCTTCATGACTTCACCATGTGACTTGTGTGGACTCTGCATGTACCTACTAGTTATACCAACAGCAAACGCCAAATCAGGACGTGTGTGTAGCAGGTATCTCAAGCAACCAACATTTCTTTTGTACTGCGTAGGATCAGTCTCCACTTCTTCAAGAGCCTTAGAAACCTGCAATCCAAACTCCATTGGAATCAAGGTCGGATTACAACTTTCTAATCCAActtctttcaaaattctacatGCATATCCTTCTTGCTTGATAGTAATCCCATCATCCCCTTGATATACTTCAATGCCAAGATAATAAGTTAGCTTGCCGAGATCAGTCATCTCAAATTTCGTGGACATTCCTAACTTGAACTCCTTTATGTTTATGAGATTGTTGCCAGTAACCAGTAGATCATCTACGTATACTGCAACCAAAAGCAAGTCGTCTCCTTTTATTTTCTGATAGAccgaagtttctttgacacatcTCTTGAAGCCCATCTCCTTCAAGATTTGATCCAGCTTTGTGTTCCAGGCTCGTGGAGCTTGTCTCACTCCATACAAGACTTTCGACAACTTGTACACCTTGTGTTCTTCAACCTTGACTTTGAATCCTTCTGGTTGATCAACATACACATCCTCTTTTAGCTCACCGTGTAAGAACGTCGTTTTAACATCCAAGTGATGGATTTCCCATCCGTCTAAAGCAGCTAACGCAATCAACAGCCGTATAGTCTCTAAACGAGACACTGGAGCAAAAGCTTCTCCAAAATCTATCCCACTTTCTTGTACATAACCTTTAGCGACCAACCTCGCTTTATGCTTGCTTATAGACCCATCTGCATTCCTCTTGATCTTAAATACCCATTTAAGTCCTATTACCTTCACATTTCTAGGCTTTTCAACAAGGTTCcatgtcttgtttttgttgatggAGTCTATCTCCTCCTTACAAGAAAACCTCCATACCTGCTGAGTTTTAGCATCTTTGTAATACAATGGTTCATCATTgattaagaaaagaagaatctcACTCTCCATTGTAGATAGAAGCACATAATCCTCTAGGTGCTTCGGTTTCTGAGTTTGTCGAGTAGTTCTTCGCAGAGGCTGCTGTTGTTGTGTCTCTCGAGTGACAATCACCTCATTGTCATCTCTGTTTTCCTGAGACGTAACactctctgtttcatcttcttcttgatcttcgaTGTCATTATTTGTCACAACCGGTCCTTCACCAACATCCTCAACTTCTCCCCATCGCATATGAAACATTCCTGGTTCTCTAACAGATTCTGCAGTCGTCGAAGAATTCCAGGTCCACTTACTCTTCTCGTTGAAAACCACATCTCGGCTTACAACTATCCTTCTAGTAGATGGATTAAACAGCCTATAAGCTTTTGATCCAGGTTCTATCCCAAGGTGAACCAGCGACTGAGAACGATCATCAAGTTTCTTAAGGTGTGCACCATCAACCTTAGCGTAAGCAACACAACTGAATACTCTTAAATGATCaatgtttggttttctttctcGCAAGCTTTCATATGGTGTGATGTTGTTAAGAGCTTTGGTAGGTACTCTATTGATCAAATAGGTAGCATGACGAACACCTTCCCCCCAAAGGTAATTCGGCACCTCCATTGCTTTAAGCAGACTCCTTGTCATCTCCAATAATGTTATGTTCCTTCTCTCcaccacaccattttgttgtagAGTGTAAGGTGCTGTTAGGTGTCTTGTGATCCCAGCATattcaaaaaaatcattaaattcaCTTGATGTGAATTCTCCCCCTCTATCTGTTCTTAGAGTTTTGATAGTCCTTCCAAGGTCCTTTTCTACAACACTCTTGAATCCTTTGAAGCTTCCAAAAGCTTCACTTTTCTCCTTTATCAAGATGGACCACATGTATATTGAAAAGTCATCAATAATCACAAATATGTACCTATTATTTGTGAGTGTTGCAGGTGATATGGGACCACACAGGTCCGCATGAAGCAGTTCCAGGGGTTTAGAGGCTCGAAACTGGGCAGCTTTTGGAAATACTTGTCGTGTCTGCTTGCCGACTAAGCAGGATTCACACAATAACTTTTCTTCTCTTACATCAGTTAAACTGTGAACCATTTTATGTAGAAACATTTCCTTGATCGTCTTGAAACTGATGTGTCTGAGCCTGGCATGCCACTTCCAAGTGTTGTCTTCAAGTCGTGATAGTAGTGATGTTGGTCTTCCTATCTTGAGACTGATTTTATAAAGTCGATTCCCAGATCGCATTACTCTTACAAGGAGTCTTTCGTTTGGATCGTGAATTGTGAGGTAATCACATCTCATACGAACATCATAGCCTACCTCTGTTGCTTGTCCTAAGTTAAGTATATTACTCTTGAGGTCAGGGATGTAATAGATGTCAGACACAAGAATCTGTTCTCCATTCTTGCTCTCAAACAGTATTGACCCTTTGCCTTCAATCTCCACACATGAACCATCTCCAAATTTGACTTTTCCTTTTATGTTCCTATTGAGTTCAGAAAAATAAGTCTCTTGTCCTGTCATATGATTACTTGCCCCATTGTCTAGGTACCACATGCCTTATTCTCTGCTGTAGTTCTTTGGAATAAGCTTATCTTCATTCAAGAAAACAACTTCATGCATATACAGAGTCTGATCCGccttctctgtttcctctgcttCGACCTTGTTTGCGTCCTGCACCTTTTGTATCTTCTCGGGACAAGAAGAAGCGTAGTGACCAACCTTGTCACATCTGAAACAGGTTATtgacttctctttcttttccttagTTTGATTCTGATTAGTGTGGTAATCGGTTCGTTCTTATCCATTATATCTTCCTCTGCCTCTTCCTCTGCCACGACCTTTGTATCCTCTTCCTCCTCGACCATGACCCCTTCCacgaaaattattaaaactCGGGTTGTAGGTCGATTGTGGCTGATAATCGTTGGAACTGGTGAACAACAATTTTCCTTGTGTGTCCTCTTGTTTATCTTCTCCTTGTATTCTCTCTTCATAAGCTTTGAGTCTTCCAACTATCTCTTGGAAGCTAGTAGTATTGAGATTCAATACTTGTTCTAGAGAGGCAACAAGATGAATAAACTTGTTCCTTGGCACACTGTTTAATAAATTCTTCACCATCATAGGCTCGTCAATTGTTTGTCCAAGTGATGTTGCTTGAGTCGCGATTTCTGATAGCTTCCCTGCAAAGTTGTCAACCTTGTCTGAATCTCCCATTCGTAGCTTCTCGAAATCAGACATCAGAGTCTGCAAGCGTGCCTCCTTGACACGATCAGCTCCCATGTTTCTTGACTTTATCGAATCCCAAATATCCTTAGGTGAAGGTAGATCACCTacttgtagtataagagattcTGGGATTGATTGGAACAACAAAGCAATTGCAACATCGTTCTTGTCATCATTTGTTGAGCTTGGTTCTATTGTCTCCCAAACCTTTTGAATTCTCAATATCACCTTCATCTTCATTGACCAAACCGTATAGTTTGTAGAGGTGAGCTGAGGGCATTGAATCGAGACCGACTTGTCCATGTCCTTCGGACGAGTTCCGGTTGCTAATTCACCCATTGTTTAGAATCAAATCCGCTCCTTTGGATTGATTAaaccttgctctgataccaaataaaagatatagaaagaacttgaatataaagaataactctctttatttatgtttagaaaatctcatctcaaaactaaacacttcTTAAGCTCTCTCTTAATCTCATACCAAGGTCACAACTCAAcacttgatatatatagaggctTTCTTATCCCTATTTCTATTAGGACTTAgaattagataactcctaattcTATTTGAACATATCTTGAGACTCTCTCTTATCCTTATCTCTCCATTGTAAGGATAACTTGGTCTTCAAGCTTCAAAACTTATCCAACATaaacctcttttttttgttgttcatgaGGTCAAACTATTGAACAGCatagaaattttttatattcccAGTCATTGCATTCAAGAACATCCAAGCGACTTATAGATTACAAAAAACGAGCTGGCAAGGAGATCCATGTGTACCTATACAATATATGTGGACTGGTCTAAACTGCAGCAACATGTTTCCATCTATTCCACCAAGAATCATTTCCATGTAAGTCATTACACTCATCAGGTTTTCTTGttcaaattagtaatttttttttaaagtatatctTGAATGTGTTCTGATCAATACGCAgagatttttcttcttatggATTATATGGGACCATATCAAGTGATATACAATATCTTAACCAGCCAGAGAAATTGTAAGTCTCATGTCTCCTATCTAATCTGGAAGGAATAATAGctgcttattttatttttattttgtagggACCTATCAAATAACAATTTGACGGGACGAGTACCGGAGTTTCTTGCCAAAATGAAGTTATTGACGGTCATGTAAGATTCCTTATGAAGTAGAAAAACGAATATTTTGGCTTCGAAGCACAAAATGGACGCATATTATTACAGCATGAATCCATGATAAATGTTTTATAATCAGTCAGAAAGTTGGTTGGGAAAAAGTCGGTTTTCACCAACGGATTTATTGGTCGGTAATTTCGTCGGTAATTTCCGACTGATATCCAACCATATGTATCTGTCGCTAATTTTCAACCGATTACCAACTGTTTTTAAATCGCGTCGCTTAACGGTTGAAAAATGGTCGTGTAATTAGCCGACCAATATATCAGTCGGAAATTTGGTCAGAATTGgtgatgttttcttgtagtgcaatCTTAGCTGCCCAATTCCTCAAACCCTACGTAACATGGAAAAGAATAGACTAACGTTACtgtatgtttctttttctcccaaccaaatatatttaataattaacatCGAAAACAAAATTGTGACTTAGTGATCATTTTGATAGCCTTCAAGGAAATCCAAACCTCTGTCTGGATCAATCGTGCGAAAATGAAGCTGAtgatgaaaataacaacaagaaATTGCTAGTACCCATTCTTGCATCAGCTGCTTCTGTGGGTATTACTACAGCTGTGCTTCTTCTCATCATTCTCTTCTTTAGAACGCGACCATCCAAAGGTAAGCTCGAGCCTCGAGGACTAATAAAAACGACTTGGACTTAAGCATATGATGTGTGATTCTAATTTTCCAGCTCCATACCCATCAACGGTGGCGAAGAAGAGAAGCTTTAGTTATGAAGAGGTTGCAGTGATTACAAATAACTTTGAGAGAACTCTTGGCGAAGGAGGGTTTGGAGTCGTGTACCACGGTAATTTAACTAGTAACGAACAAGTGGATGTTAAAGTTCTCTCTCAGTCCTCAGCTCAAGGCTATAAGCAATTTAAAGCTGAGGTACTTTCaccataattaattttattcactaattcaaagaaaatatatatatgatttaccACCTTGTGGGTTACATGTGGTTTGATAGGTAGACCTTCTTCTCAGAGTACACCACATAAATTTGGTAACTCTTGTTGGCTATTGTGACGAAGGACAACACTTGGTCCTCATCTACGAGTACATGTCCAATGGAAACTTAAAACAACATCTATCTGGTAACCTCATTTGTTGTCTCTTGGTACTTTAGAGAAAAAATGATTGTGCGTCGTCATCTCACACACATGACACATATTTTCGAGTACAGGAGAATGTGTTAGCTCCCCTCTGAGTTGGGAAAATCGGCTAAGAATTGCTGCAGAGACAGCACAAGGTTCGTTCTAAGTTCCAATTCCTATTGTgtgttcttttatatataagaaatcaTGAGTCCTCACTgcaaactaaaattttgaatgttCTCTTCTCTTGGTGAGTTTTGAAGTTATATCCTTTCATGAGTTATTTTATATAGGACTGGAGTACTTACATATCGGCTGCAAACCACCAATGATTCATAGAGATATCAAATCTATGAATATACTTCTTGATAAGCATTTCCAGGCTAAACTTGGTGATTTCGGGCTTTCAAGATCTTTTCCAGTGGGAAGTGAAACTCATGTGTCAACAAATGTTGTTGGATCTCCAGGTTATCTTGACCCTGAGTAAGTGGTCTAATATCACACACAACTTAATGTACTTAAATTATGTCTTCCTTTTtcaatatgttaattttgttttcatgtgtATTATAGATATTATCGAACAAATTGGTTGACAGAGAAGAGCGATGTCTTCAGTTTTGGAGTCGTATTATTGGAAAGCATCACAAGT
It encodes the following:
- the LOC104727885 gene encoding LOW QUALITY PROTEIN: probable LRR receptor-like serine/threonine-protein kinase At4g20450 (The sequence of the model RefSeq protein was modified relative to this genomic sequence to represent the inferred CDS: inserted 1 base in 1 codon), which gives rise to MESFHKPVFLVVIGIFFITNHANAQEQQGFISLDCGMPHDKSSYIEESTGLNFSSDAGFIPGGKSGRIKNEGPALHMEFIKPYEYLRYFPDGTRNCYNLTVIQGAHYLIRAVFLYGNYDDLKEQPIFDLYLGPNLWTNINMKDMFGNLNHIAIEEIIHMSKSKSLDICLVKTGKTTPFISALELRPLRDETYTTTTGSLKLYSRWSLGDSDNSITSIFCVRYPDDIHDRVWFESHWGDSTKINTTTLVKNTKPFEVPQAIISKALVSKGAGKSXQRDWMMQNPYEVHLYLHFAEIQALKPNNTIEFSILWNKNTIYYDYCPPEFMADIVPIRTSTKCDFICYIELVKTESSSLPPSLNAMEVFEVIQLPQSETDENDVIAFKNIQATYRLQKTSWQGDPCVPIQYMWTGLNCSNMFPSIPPRIISIDFSSYGLYGTISSDIQYLNQPEKLDLSNNNLTGRVPEFLAKMKLLTVILQGNPNLCLDQSCENEADDENNNKKLLVPILASAASVGITTAVLLLIILFFRTRPSKAPYPSTVAKKRSFSYEEVAVITNNFERTLGEGGFGVVYHGNLTSNEQVDVKVLSQSSAQGYKQFKAEVDLLLRVHHINLVTLVGYCDEGQHLVLIYEYMSNGNLKQHLSGECVSSPLSWENRLRIAAETAQGLEYLHIGCKPPMIHRDIKSMNILLDKHFQAKLGDFGLSRSFPVGSETHVSTNVVGSPGYLDPEYYRTNWLTEKSDVFSFGVVLLESITSQPVIDQTREKSHIGEWVGFKLTNGDIKNIVDPSLNGDYDSSSLWKALELALSCVSPSSSGRPSMSQVANELQECLLSENTRKGGRHDVDSKSSVERSTTSFGPEHIPDAR